A single region of the Nicotiana sylvestris chromosome 6, ASM39365v2, whole genome shotgun sequence genome encodes:
- the LOC138870531 gene encoding uncharacterized protein, which yields MAVTNRSGKDGDVNTSNQRRIVDEDVVVHEDEIPSNVVQANKEVRIDIDESVKEIQEEVNPSKENEIDRPELVLPKANAPMPRPSPLYPQSLAKKNNENQLKIFIDMMKSLSINVPLVEALEKMLGYAKFMKDLVTKKRSMNCETIKITHQVSAIVHTLAPKLEDPGAFTILYTIGSADFAKELCDLRRVST from the coding sequence ATGGCCGTGACTAATAGAAGTGGAAAAGATGGAGATGTAaacacctcaaatcaaagaaggattgtggatgaagatgttgtggTTCATGAAGATGAAATCCCAAGCAATGTGGTTCAAGCTAATaaagaagtgagaattgatatagATGAAAGTGTGAAGGAGATACAAGAAGAAGTGAACCCGTCTAAGGAAAACGAGATTGACAGGCCGGAACTGGTACTGCCAAAGGCTAATGCACCAATGCCAAGGCCATCTCCTCTATACCCTCAAAGTCTTGCAAAGAAAAATAATGAGAACCAACTCAAAAtttttattgatatgatgaagagtttgtccATAAATGTGCCGTTGGTTGAAGCATTGGAAAAAATGCTGggatatgcaaaattcatgaaggatTTGGTAACCAAGAAAAGATCGATGAATTGTGAAACCATCAAGAtaactcatcaagtgagtgctattGTGCACACATTGGCTCCGAAGTTGGAAGATCCAGGCGCTTTCACGATTCTATATACTATTGGGAGTGCCGACTTTGCCAAAGAATTATGTGATCTTAGgcgagtatcaacttga